A portion of the Lolium rigidum isolate FL_2022 chromosome 1, APGP_CSIRO_Lrig_0.1, whole genome shotgun sequence genome contains these proteins:
- the LOC124673622 gene encoding uncharacterized protein YuxK-like — protein sequence MLARTLTGRLLRPRFAPSLAALRGYSSRASAPVAATDIAIDEDTPRPASPVGVGAAAIAATLPTVLQPRVLIYDGVCHLCHRGVKWVFKADKHAKIRFCCLQSKAAEPYLRLVGMDREDVLRRVLFIEGPEAYYEGSTAALKVASYLPLPYSVLSSLLIIPVPLRDAAYDYIAKNRYDWFGKGDECLVTKDQELLERFIDREEMLGGGPSNSSY from the exons ATGCTCGCCCGAACCCTcaccggccgcctcctccggccccGCTTCGCGCCGTCGCTCGCTGCCCTCCGCGGCTACTCGTCCCGCGCGTCGGCGCCGGTCGCCGCCACGGACATCGCCATCGACGAGGACACGCCGCGGCCCGCGTCCCCCGTCGGGgtcggcgccgccgccatcgccgccacgCTGCCCACCGTCCTGCAGCCGCGCGTGCTCATCTACGACGGCGTCTGCCACCTCTGCCACCGCG GGGTGAAATGGGTGTTCAAGGCAGACAAGCACGCCAAGATCAGGTTCTGCTGCCTGCAGTCCAAGGCCGCGGAGCCGTACCTGAGGCTGGTCGGCATGGACCGGGAGGACGTGCTGCGCCGCGTGCTCTTCATCGAGGGGCCTGAGGCCTACTACGAAGGCTCCACAG CTGCGCTGAAAGTTGCATCATACCTGCCTCTTCCCTACTCGGTGTTGAGCTCCTTGCTGATCATCCCCGTACCACTACGTGATGCAGCCTATGACTACATTGCAAAGAATCGGTACGATTGGTTTGGCAAAGGCGATGAATGCCTAGTCACCAAGGACCAGGAGCTTCTCGAGCGTTTCATTGACAGGGAGGAAATGCTTGGTGGTGGTCCCAGCAATAGCTCTTATTGA